The Amphiura filiformis chromosome 6, Afil_fr2py, whole genome shotgun sequence genome segment TAGTGCTTATTCTCTATTAGCAAAACTATGTTGTGTGtactatatatataaatatatatattcataTGCAGAAAAAGTTACGATTGCTAAAGCTGTTTAGCTTGTTATTACAAGAATTTCATAATGATCATGTCTGTATGGGTGTGTGTCTGTcttttttgtgaaaagttgatATCAACTTATACTAATTAATATGCTGGATTGtgaataaaatatgatttatGTAGGGTAAACAACCATGTTGCATTGTGCTGTAATATCTTGTTATTGGTAACGGCTCAGAATTCTCTCAAGTTTTACATAATAGTTGCCTTTATACAGGGTAGTATGGGATGTCTGTATCCTTCTGCACACAACTCCAATCTTTCTCCCATCACGATACCAAGAGGTTTTTCACCCCTGTAGTGATAGGGTAGCGTATTGGTGCGCAGAGGGTATTGAAGGGTGCCACCCAGATGGCTtctggcacattctccgataaagtgttcaaaatgccaaatctgtgtcgcccatagttttaagtcgtattcagacttgttttgtcagaaagaaagaacttttattaatataacttatacttaggagttgctttctaaaatgtatgaggctagaggttgtaacatgcctagaaagtataaaacaatacagCTGATTACGCATTGTGTCCATTGTTTtactccatgtcgccagccaaggtgcgctccgtataatgtgtccctgctcactaaacatgcgcgcatataatggattataggtacttttcattagctggtatcatgccctaataaACATCAcaacctacctacctaccagtcAGCTTCATGCATTTCTGCACATGCTGCCTGGCTCAAGAGATGCTTCCAAGTCCTACGGTCCAGAGCTGCAACCTCAGCCTCCTTTACAGTCCACCCTAGGTCCAGCCTTGAGATGTCTCTGTGGATGACGTCTCTCCATGATGTCTTTGGACGACCAGGTTTATGCGTTCCCGTGGGTTGGCTTCCAAAGATAGAGGCTCTTGGGGATGCGGTCTTCATCCATTCGTTGCAGATGACCAAACCACTGTAGGCGGCGTTTTCTGATAACTGATGTGAGTTGGGGCTGTTTGGTCTTGGATCGAATACGGCTATTTGATATATACTGTGACCATATCACTCGAAGGATTTTGCGTTGGCAGCGCATGTCAAAGGCATCAAGTCTAGCCTCGTCCTTTTCTGTGAGTGTCCAGCACTCAGCGGCATAAAGTAGTGTGGAGAGTACACAAGCATTGTAGAACTTCAGCTTGGTCTCCAGGTTGATGTTACGATCCTTCCACACCTTGTCCAGCTCTCTGAAGGCTCCTGTGGCTTTACCAATTCTGTTGTTCAGTTCTTTGACATTAGACCCGTCAGCACTGCAGTAGGCACCAAGGTACTTGAAATGGTCAACTACTTTGATGAGACCTTCATTGCCTAGGTGTACAGCTGGTTTTGTAACATTGGATCGGCTGATGGACATGATCTCCGTCTTCTTATAGCTCATCTGGAGTCCTAGTTTACCGGCAGTAACACGGATGGCTTCGGTCGTCTCTGCCATCTTGACATCAGTCTCTTCAAGGAGAGCTATATCATCAGCATAATCCAGATCAGCTAACTTTTCTTCTGGATATCTTGAACTCCTCCTTGGCAATAGGATTAATCCTCTGTTGTTTTCATCAACAGCCCTCTTCATGATGAAGTCAATGGCTAAGCCAAAGAGTAATGGAGACCAGATGTCACCCTGTCTGACTCCGGTGATGATCTTGAACCAGCTAGAAAGGGTCCCTTCAGCTTTCAATGCACAGGTTGTGTCCCGATATGAACTCCTTATGATGTTAATTATCTTGGGAGGTATTCCATAGATGCAGAGAATTTCCCACAGGGAGGGCCTGTGCACTGAGTCAAAAGCAGtcttgaagtcaatgaaattAATGAGGCAGGGTAGCTGTTGGTCCAAACACTTCTCAATGATCTGGTTTAGGCTGAAAATTTGGTCTTGACAAGAACGACCCTTTCTGAAGCCTGCTTGGTTGTCTCTCATTTTCAGGTCCACATCATCCTTTACTCTCTGGAGTAGAATGGTTGAAAACACTTTTCCGGCGATGTCAATAAGGGTGATGCCTCGATTTTTACTACAGTAGGAGAGGTCTCCCTTCTTTGGCAAGGGTAGTATTATGCCTTTTCCCCACTCTGCTGGTGTAACCTCGTTCTTCCATACATGCTGGCAGATACGGAGCAACCATTCTCTAATGACGTCTCCGCCATCTTTTAGGATTTCTGGAGTGATGTTGTCTACTCCTGGAGCTTTGTTTCGCTTTTAAAAGACCAAGGGCTTTATCAACCTCCTCCCTAACTGGTGGATCCATATTGATGTTTAGTTCTTCTGCTTGGGTGAAGACAGTGAAATCTATGGTTTCCTCAGGTTCATCAGCATTGAGAAGACCGTTGAAGTACTCAGACCATCTCTCAAGTCGTGCAGCTTCATCCTTGATGATGTTGCCATTGACATCTCTTATCTGAGATGCTCTCCTGGAGGTTTTTCCAATTAAGATGTTCTTCATTTGGTATACTTCTCTCATGTTGTTACTTCTGGCAGCAGACTCAAGATCATCAGCAATCTTACTGTACCATGATTTCTTATCATTCCTTAGACTTGCTCTTGTCTGCCTATTGAGCTCACGATAGTCACTGCCAAGTGTTGGTTTGGCTCTCTTTCTCCTTGATATCAAATCCCTAGATTCAGAGGAAATCCATTCTTCTTGCTTCCCTTTTCTGTATCCGAGATGTTCTCTTGCTGCTGAGTTCACAGTATCAGTGAAATTGGCCCACTCTTCGTTAATATCGGAGGTATCGTCCAATTCAGCAAGGATGTTGAATTTGCCGCCAATTGTAGCATTGAAGCTTGCAAGTATGTCTCTGTTTGACAGGTTTGAGGAGTTGAACTTCAACTGCTTCTTCTGTTGTTTCAGGACTGCCAGAGATAAGCGGACGGTTGTGATAGCAAGGTTGTGATCGCCTCCAACATCAGCCCCTCTGTATACTTTAACATCTTTCAAAGAGTTTCTCCATTTTCTGTTAACCAAGGTGTGGTCAATCTGGTTCACTGTTTTACCATCTGGAGAGTTCCATGTCTGCTTGTGGATGTTCTTGTGCGGAAAAAGTGAGGAGCCAACAATAAGGTCATGTGCGGGCAGAAAGTCAGAGGTCTGATGCCATTGTCGTTTAGGGCCCCTACATCATGGCAGCCAAGAGCAGGTTTCCATGTATTCACATCATCTCCCAGTTGAGCATTCATGTCCCCAACTACAAGTTGTATGTCATGTTTAGGGATGTTTGATACCACATCATCCAGTTGGTTGTAGAAGGCATCCTTATTTGCTGTATCACCAGGACGGGTTTCACTGTTGGTAGGAGCATAACATACTACTATGGTGAGTTTCACATGCTTGCAGTTGAATCTTGCTATGAGCAGTCTATCAGAAATGCATTCATATGACAGCAGAGATTTTGCAGCTGTGTGGGATAACAAAAGGCCTACGGTTTTCTCCCTTCTGCTGGTGTCTGGACCGGAGTGCATGATCTCCCAATTCTTGTGTCTGCTCCTTCCTTGGCCAGGCCAGTGCAGTTCTGTCAGGTGTGAGCAACTAAGTCCAACTTATATCTATCCCATTCATCAATCAGTACATCGATCTATCCTGGGGCATTGAGGCCCTGAACGTTCCAGTTTCCTATCTTGAGTGTGGTTTTTGTGATGTTCATTGAAGTTGTTTCTTTTGGATTGTACCTAGTCTTCCTCCCTCGCATCAAGTTAATGGCTTTCCTGGAAGGGCTTTCTCCACTACCCTTCATATGGACTGGTTTAGTCTGAGGTGGCTTTTCGGTACGAGTTTTGGTAGTTTCTCTTTTGTCAGGTTTCGTAGTGACTAGGTCAGTTACACTGGATAGGACACTAGGCTGTCGCAATAACCTATGCCTGGATGATGTATTTGAAGAATACACCTTGGTTAGGGGAATCCAGATAGGCTGCTCCCCCTTTGGACACTGTGGTAGTTAGAAACGGGCTGTTATCAATGTGTCCTTACTCACATAATCACGAAAACAAGGGGGAACCCTTGTTGGTTTAAATTAGGTTTTCCTTCCCATACCCAGAGCCCCGTCTGTTTCCTCCGGCCGCAAAGCCCGAGTTATCCGCCTGGTACCAGCTAGGAGGTGGGGTTGAGTTGCAAGCAGACAGGCGATTATGGACAGGTGGGCTGATGGAATTGCCACCTGTACATACAGCTGGGAGAGTTAAAGCGAAATTAGAATGAAGAAGAGCATAAAGGGGAAGGCATGCAAGGAGAAATGCAGGGGTGAAATAAAACAGAGGTGAAAAATAAAGAGGAAAGCAAGCTGGAAGTGCGCTTCTACAAGCCATATACCAGGCTAAAaacatcacaacacagattattaaatttttccaacaggtttCTGTCGCCAATATAATTTGTTCACAGATacattaccatatttctaatggataacaatctgtgaaaataattggctagatgaatgttctcatatgtgatggatcaagtaggctccatagttatattatatctATGGAACATAACACAGTGGtttcaaagttttaaaaatctggtctattaatggcaaaaattcctgacgttacgttcatgtcgtcacagatacgttacctaaattctactcccctcggaaaaaacgctgtgataaatgaagccaaataccataccagactttagtacattgggtgatgactgatcaagtatgggtatagactatgccatagtcgatttttgataaataaaagcatgttattaatgttaatcatgatgaacgcattcagttgaactcgaaattattctgatatttattacatcaaaatactagtataaaatggttatgaaaaaagtttatatattaaattatatttgtgacagtaaaagtcaagtatacgtaggcttatattattgaatgcaacatatcataatggcataattataatggcacttcaatactgaacatcgactatggactttcacttttaagcagaactttaccccgggacttcgttctctaaaacacactgtcaatcatacttgtttatcaatcaaatctaaccacaagactaagcatggtggtacaatacgcgctagttgcgtacgttcatccacctactttcgcgccagcacaaaagcgccgcattccatagatagATGTGTACCCAGTGGCGTAGATGcaggggggggcaatttccccctggcaaaaattgcctatctgggccccgccccctagcgcTATTTAGGCCCCCGCCCCCCTAGTGCAAAAAGGAGCGAGAGAGGAAAAAAGGTAGAAGAGAGGGAGAGGAAGGGAAAAATGGTACTATGTAtcaaaacatgttgcttttagggcgctagctaATGCTTATAATCttctttttttgctcttcaaaccaccgaaaaaaaattgggtcaacctttttttttttttgaggaaggggcggcaaaatgtttgtttggtggatttgggcccccgccccatacaggcttgccccccttggaaaaaatcccagctacgccactgtgtgtaccatgtatagtgtatggtaatggtacgtgtcgggaggatttaaacaataacgagatctgggcgaccaatcacaagccagattcatttaaagatgcattacatcattttccaattttagtaggccagaatccgacaatctcatccatagaagctcatagacagccgtgttaatcATGTAAATCgtaatccaaagtcagtagtccacttgggaagctaacaaacagagggagtagggtgactgaaaagatcagatgtgaaaatctatcaattgtgcacaaacaATTGAATCagatttttaagcttttaaaaatgtaatagccagagtatgcacaattggtaAGTGGACTACggatgggtattaagtcggtaagtttttacacttgcacaatTAAGACAAAGGcgggaaagggcttcacagatatacgttaccacagatacgttacccccaatacgtacaagtaatattgctcaaaaatgaattattgttgaaaaatcacccccatgcattgttttgtgttcttaaactattaaagtttacgattctgaatgaattttatgaattcttcgtggttggaattttgtcattcctgagaccaaact includes the following:
- the LOC140154540 gene encoding uncharacterized protein yields the protein MHSGPDTSRREKTVGLLLSHTAAKSLLSYECISDRLLIARFNCKHVKLTIVVCYAPTNSETRPGDTANKDAFYNQLDDVVSNIPKHDIQLVVGDMNAQLGDDVNTWKPALGCHDNIHKQTWNSPDGKTVNQIDHTLVNRKWRNSLKDVKVYRGADVGGDHNLAITTVRLSLAVLKQQKKQLKFNSSNLSNRDILASFNATIGGKFNILAELDDTSDINEEWANFTDTVNSAAREHLGYRKGKQEEWISSESRDLISRRKRAKPTLGSDYRELNRQTRASLRNDKKSWYSKIADDLESAARSNNMREVYQMKNILIGKTSRRASQIRDVNGNIIKDEAARLERWSEYFNGLLNADEPEETIDFTVFTQAEELNINMDPPVREEVDKALGLLKAKQSSRSRQHHSRNPKRWRRRH